Within the Tursiops truncatus isolate mTurTru1 chromosome 12, mTurTru1.mat.Y, whole genome shotgun sequence genome, the region ccccctttcAGAGAGCTCTTGCCCTCAGCCTCCACTCTTCATTTCTGGCCTTTCCTGCTGGCTGACCCGCATCATCTTAAACTCAGCACAAGCCAGACCAggcccacttccccacccccagttcctgTCTCTGGTCACACTGGCTTCCTCCCTCATTCTCCTGTCTCTGTCGATAGGACCACCACCTCCCCATTCTCTCAACGCTGGGCTCCTTTCTGACTTCTCGCTGTCCTTTTGCCTCTCATGCAATAGGCACCAGGTACAGTCTTTCGTGTATCTCtcccctgtttctctctctgctttgatAACTTGCTGGGCTCCCTGGCTCCCCAGGTCCTGGCTGACTCCCCGGGCCACAGCTCCGTTGCATTTCCTGCCGTTGTCTACTCCAGGGGTGACGGAGCTGGCTTTTCCTTCCcgcctcacctcctccccctccaatCATAGACCTCCAAGTGCTCTGCATCTCAGGAGTGGGATGTGCCCAAGCTTTCGCCACTCACATGGGTCCACTGGTCTTCCCAGGTTCCACTCATGGTTTAGGTATCAGAGCTGACCTTTTTCTCGAATGTCTCAAGATCTGATACTTTCTCCATCTGCTAAACGTGCCAGTGCCCGAGTGACCCTCAGCCTATCAAGGCAGTGTGTATGTAAGGATGGGGCTTCCTCTGCTGCCCCTGTGGACCATCCCACTCCAAACCATGACCTGAAAACACAGCAGGTGCCAATTCTCAGAGGCAGGGGAACACCCATTATTGGTGTCTAAGATGCACGTTATAGCATTGCTGAAATCAGGGCACTGCTAACGATTTAATTACATGGTTTAATTGGCaccattttttccttctcagtgGTACATAAAATAGTGGTTCATCTTATTGTGTCTTAAAGCTGTGTGTAAAGCTCAAGTGCTGGTCTGGACTAtaggaaattttctaaaatatgttcaGCATGCCACTGTGCAGAGCTGTAAATTATGTGATACTaggaaaggcaggaaagaagaggagagagaaaattttaaaagacttggTCCCCTTCCTAAGATCATATGACTTAATTTGTGAAACAGGGCTAAGAGAAATCTAAAAACACTTCTCAAACAACATATGAGCAGGTGAGAGCTGAAGTGGACACCTGTGTATCTGAGGGTACATAAACACTGTTGTCTGGAACCTCAGCAtcccaggaaggcttcctggaagaagtgagCTTTGcatctaaaaggaaagaaaaagtgggcCAAAGGCTACTCTGCCTCATTTAATGGGCACACTGTTCTCAGAAGGAAATaatgtctccattttacaaatgtttgGATAGCGTATGAGCATCATACCCGGGATATCCACCACATAATTGAATTTGTGACAAGGGGGCAGGAGGCTCAGGAATGACTTGAATCTCTGCTGTTGttcacatttcctttatttcccaaATCACTCCCTGAGAGGGTATCCACAGAGGATGGAATGTCTGGTGGTTCCTGgtcattctttttttgggggggggcaccCCAAAGGGAAAACAGGTTTATTGCAGCTGTGGTCAGGCAATCAGTGGTTGAACTAGGCCACACGTTCCAGCTCATCCTTCTTGATAGTGTAGGAGTTGGAGGAGCCCTTGGCGGCACTGATGAGCTCGTCTGCCAGGCACTCGGCAATGGTCTTGATGTTCCGGAAGGTGGCCTCACGGGCACCTGTGCACAGCAGCCAGATGGCCTGATTCACACGGCGCAGCGGGGACACGTCCACGGCCTGCCGCCTCACTGTTCCAGCTCGCCCCGTGCGGGTCGAGTCCTCCTGGGGGCCACTGTTGATGATGGCGTTCACCAGGACCTGCAGGGGGTTCTGGCCTGTGAGCAGATGGATGATCTCAAAGGCGTGCTTGACGATGCGCACAGTCATGAGCTTCTTGCCATTGTTGCGGCCGTGCATCATCATGGAGTTGGTGAGGCACTGCGCCTTGTGGAAGCACGTGGCCGTGTAGCGCCCTGCACCGTGGGGCAGGTATTTGGCATACTTCTCCTTCACTGCGATGTAATCCTGCAGGGAAATGCCATGGATCTGCACATCATCGGTGCTCCACTTCCCGAAGAGCTTGATGTCGGGGGTCTCTGCTACTGCAGGTGCAGCTGTCTCCCACTCCGTCATCCTGAAGGCGCAGCCGAGGCGTCTCGGCCGCTCGGCGTGGACCACGCGCGCCCTGGCACAGATAGGAAGCGTTCCTGGTCATTCCTGAGTGTTCTGCAAGGGCGCCACCATCCTGCTTGCCAACCGGGGGCTCTGCTCCTTCTGGAACTTGCCCGAGAGACAAATGGCTTATCCCACAGCCTTCTCCATGTGAGCAGAATGGGTGTGAGAGGAACCAACTGAGTGTGGGGCCTGATGGGAACATCCTGACGGAGGTCTCAGGGCCATCCATATACATCCCTTACAGGAGAAGGAAACGAGGCCCCCCAAACCCACCCAAAGGGCGATTCCAGGGAatccctctccttcttctctctcccctcccctgcagacCATTCCCGACATCCTGGCTAAAACCCAGTGCCAAGAGGGCCCCTGCATAGCTGCCAGGTCCACGTACTCCAGTGGAGGATGCAGGGATATGTGCTGCTGTCCACATGTCTGAGTACAAACTGGCTTGTTGTAGTATCTACCCTTAAGTCAAGGACTGTACACACTCACCAGAGTGGGAGGAGGGGTTGCAAGATGGAGGGAAAGGGCgcgggcagggagagggaagggcccCGCCCTGGCGCACCCACACCCATCAGCGTCTCACAGTTGGCCCTGCGCGTTACTCCCGAGCGTTAGGCTCCTCCGCACCCATCCTGTAAGCCGGTGGGGCAGGTGCCGGTCACCATCCGACAAAGGAGAAAAGCGGGTTCAGAGAAGTCAAGCTCACACGGTAAGTGGCAGGTCTAGAGATCAGGGTCTCAGTTCTCTCCGAGAAAACACACCTTTGATCCTCCCAAATTCTACCTGGGCGGGGGACAGTGGACCGCAGTACCCTCCGTACAGAAAGCTAGTAGAAGGCAACACTTACGGAACACTTTCCACTCGCCAGGCACTCACCAAGCCCTTTACACGAATTAACTCCATCCTCACCGCAACTTTACGAAGTAGGTACAGTTTCTAATCCCGCTTCACCCGTAGGgctactgaggcccagagaagcaggGACTCGTCCAGGGTCGCAGAAGTAGACGAGAGAGGGAGGCGTGAGCGGGACTGGGAGGACCAGTGAGGACAGCGGAGGGCCCGGTGGTTTCCAGCCTCGCGGCGCCGGCCAGGTCCCGGCTGCCCATATAAGGCCGCGGGCGTCCTGTAACGTTTCAGGCGCATTAGGGCGCCCGGCAGACTGCAGCCTCCTCCGCGCCGAGGAATGTGTGGAATCCTCCTTCCTGACTGCCGCCCACCGCAGGGGGACTTCCCCTCCGCACCCGGGCCCCGGATTAGCCCCCGAGCGAGCCCGGAGGCCTCCCACCACTGCCTGGCCGCTGGGGGGAGCGCGGCGCCTCGGCGGAGCCGGCCGGGAGGCGGGGAGGCGACCGCGCGCCCTCACCTGCCCGGGGCGGCGCGCGCGGGCGCAGAGGAGGCGGCGGGGCGGAGGCCGGGGAGGAGCCTGCGCCGGGCGGCGGCGTGGGCGCGAAGTGAGACTCCTGGAAGTTGCGGGAGCGCGGGGAGCCGCGGCGGCGGGCCGCGCGCCCATGGCTTTAAGCAAAGGGCTGCGGCTGCTCGGGCGGCTGGAGGCCTCGGGGGAGAGCAGCATCCTTCTGGAGGCGCGCGGCCGCGGGGACTGCTTGCTCTTCGAGGCCGGCACGGTGGCCACGCTCGGTGAGTGCGGCAGGCGGCGCCGCCCGGGGCTCCGGGCCGGCGACTGCGCAACGGCGCCGGGGCTCGGGCCGCGCCCTGGTCCCCTGTCCCGGGGAGGATGCCGGGAGGGAAGGTCGCCTGGTCGCCGACCAGTCCCGGGCGGCGCGGAGGTGGCGGAGGCGTGGGCGTCGCACGCGCAGGGTGGCGGGTGGCCAGTTTGAATGAAGTGACGCCGGGGACGCCAGAAGACACGTGTGGCTGCTCCCGGGTGCACAGGCGGCCCACAGGGGTCTGCGGTCTGCGCGCCTGCCGGCGGGGTCCGTTCTTGGAGAGCCGCCTCTGGTCCCTTCTGCCCCGCGCTCCCCTGGGACCCGTTACAGATTCAAGACCATCTAAGAGGGGTGACTTAGGAGGCGGTCCGACCAAGTGCCTGGCGCTGTTTTTCTTTGGCACCTGTTGATGAAACCAGTGAATGCCCGTTCCCTTGTGATGGCCTCCTTCACTCCCGGGGGGGATGGGGACGAAAGCACCGTAACATAGACTCCGGAGAAAGCGCTGATGGCACCTTTGCCTCATGTAAATACTTGGCTGAGAAGCATCAGTACAGCAAAGTATAGAACTTGgaggcaaaaaaaccccacaaaaaccagTGCTGGGTGTATTTGACATTAGGCGGTTGCCAAGTCAATGTATTTCACCTGTGAGCTCCAGGAAGTCTTGACACTAACATTGTGTCAAGGGCTTTAGAgaccatctcatttaattttcacagttcTACAAAAGGACTAGTATTATCCCCATACTACAGAGGGGTAAACTGAGGCCTGAAGAGGCTAAGGAACGTGCTTGCCCAAGGTGACAAACAGCTCTACCTGACTTCCAGTGACTATTTCTGTATTGTTGTACAGTGTGCGGCTTCTTGGAATCACCTTGTTTTGTGGCTAACATTCATGATGAAGGCCAGGTAACAAAGGGAGCGAAACCAGGTAGAATTGTTAGAACTTCAACCTGAACAGTAGAGAGTAGGCTTACAACTGGTGTCCATCATCTCCCCTGTTTGTAGCTAAACAAAGCTCAGAGGAGGTTCACCAGTCCTTTAGGTAGATGACCTGTGCAGTCACGCCCACCACATTTTATAATTGAATCGTCTTTTTTTCAGATTGTATGCATCAATTCTTCAATTAGATTCTTCGGTATACATCTTGGAAGGAccatctcttctctttctgcttccctAATCATTTCATTAGCATATAGTTATCTGGCTTGTTTTCAGTCACTTGGTTACTAAAACACATCTCCAGTATTGTCAGCACCATAAGTGTGCAGTAATCATGGATTAAATTATTATCAGATTATTCCAGTTTGTGCTCTGTCCCGAAAAGTCCAAGTTTGGTCATTTGCTAAGGTCttgaaagaaaaccacaaaaatcTCCATTCCATTTTAGATGTCTACTTCATACCACATGTATCAGAGCTGAGAGATTAAATTGCATGGTACAAAACTACTGCTTCATCAAAGagattaaaatattattcagtgggATGACAGCAACTTTAAGCAAGGTTCCTATATATTTGAGTTCCTTTCAAGCCACTGGgataaaaagactttattttttcaaaagtgaagattttaaaatgattaatgaaAGGAATGCAATGCATATTTTCCGTTGGAAATTAGGTTTGGGCTGAAATCATGTACATTATGTTGGTGATTACAATAGTCTGGATTCTAGAACAGAGGGCGTAATGACAGGAATGGGCCTCAGCTCACGTGCAGTCCACATTTGTCACTTAACCTAGCATTCATTTTTCAGTAGACTTTGGGCTGAATACTTAACTTGTGAAGTCTTCTTAAATTAAgtgaaactatttttatttttatttatttattttttaaaacatctttattggagtataattgctttacaatggtgtgttagtttctgctttgtaacaaagtgaatca harbors:
- the LOC101328855 gene encoding small ribosomal subunit protein uS7-like isoform X1, which codes for MELIRVKGLVSAWRVESVPARVVHAERPRRLGCAFRMTEWETAAPAVAETPDIKLFGKWSTDDVQIHGISLQDYIAVKEKYAKYLPHGAGRYTATCFHKAQCLTNSMMMHGRNNGKKLMTVRIVKHAFEIIHLLTGQNPLQVLVNAIINSGPQEDSTRTGRAGTVRRQAVDVSPLRRVNQAIWLLCTGAREATFRNIKTIAECLADELISAAKGSSNSYTIKKDELERVA
- the LOC101328855 gene encoding small ribosomal subunit protein uS7-like isoform X2 — its product is MTEWETAAPAVAETPDIKLFGKWSTDDVQIHGISLQDYIAVKEKYAKYLPHGAGRYTATCFHKAQCLTNSMMMHGRNNGKKLMTVRIVKHAFEIIHLLTGQNPLQVLVNAIINSGPQEDSTRTGRAGTVRRQAVDVSPLRRVNQAIWLLCTGAREATFRNIKTIAECLADELISAAKGSSNSYTIKKDELERVA